From Algoriphagus sp. NG3, the proteins below share one genomic window:
- the pgi gene encoding glucose-6-phosphate isomerase: MNAINPTTTPAWSRLQQLANEHKDLTILSQFDERERFDRLSITMEDILVDFSKNRLNQDILDALFDLARECKLHEAIDGMFAGEPINQTEGRAVLHTALRNTSDNVVKLDGKNIMDDVNAVLQKMKAFADKIQNKQWLGYTGKPIKSLVNIGIGGSDLGPVMVTEALKPYQNPDIECFFVSNVDGTHIAETLKKVDPETTLFFIASKTFTTQETMTNAHTARDWFLEHAKIDTAVAKHFVALSTNAKAVSEFGIDTDNMFEFWDWVGGRYSLWSAIGLPIACTIGFENFHQLLQGAHAMDNHFRSSQFDRNIPVFLAMIGIWNTNFLGASSEAILPYDQYMHRFAAYFQQGNMESNGKYVSRSGEKVNYTTGPIIWGEPGTNGQHAFYQLIHQGTHLIPCDFIAPAISHNPIGDHHQKLMSNFFAQTEALMKGKSLEEVKAEMKAAGKSEEEIEKIAPHRVFEGNRPTNSILVKKITPYTLGALIAMYEHKIFVQGVIWDIFSFDQWGVELGKVLANGILPELRGNEEITAHDGSTNGLINAYKKMR; encoded by the coding sequence ATGAACGCAATTAATCCCACCACCACCCCTGCCTGGTCAAGACTTCAGCAGCTGGCCAATGAGCATAAAGACCTTACTATTCTTTCCCAATTTGATGAGCGGGAACGCTTTGATAGATTGAGCATTACTATGGAAGATATTTTGGTTGATTTCTCCAAGAACAGGTTAAACCAGGATATTCTAGATGCCCTATTTGACCTGGCACGTGAGTGTAAGCTGCATGAGGCTATTGACGGCATGTTTGCAGGGGAGCCGATCAATCAAACGGAAGGCCGTGCTGTATTGCATACAGCTTTGAGAAATACCTCTGATAACGTAGTGAAGTTGGATGGGAAGAATATTATGGATGATGTAAATGCCGTGCTGCAGAAGATGAAGGCATTTGCGGACAAAATCCAAAACAAACAATGGCTTGGCTATACCGGTAAACCAATTAAATCTTTGGTAAATATCGGCATCGGTGGTTCTGATCTTGGCCCGGTAATGGTGACTGAGGCATTAAAGCCTTATCAGAACCCGGATATTGAATGCTTCTTTGTGTCCAATGTGGATGGAACCCACATCGCAGAGACCTTGAAGAAGGTAGATCCGGAGACCACACTTTTCTTTATTGCTTCCAAAACCTTTACCACCCAGGAAACCATGACCAATGCGCATACTGCTAGGGATTGGTTTTTGGAGCATGCCAAAATAGATACGGCAGTTGCCAAGCACTTTGTGGCATTATCTACCAATGCCAAAGCTGTTTCCGAATTCGGGATTGATACGGATAACATGTTTGAATTCTGGGACTGGGTAGGCGGAAGATATTCACTTTGGTCAGCGATTGGTCTGCCGATAGCCTGCACTATTGGTTTTGAGAATTTCCATCAGTTGCTGCAAGGAGCCCATGCCATGGATAATCATTTCCGTAGTTCTCAGTTTGACAGAAACATCCCGGTTTTCCTGGCGATGATTGGGATCTGGAACACCAATTTCCTCGGAGCCAGCTCTGAAGCTATTTTGCCTTACGATCAGTACATGCATAGATTTGCGGCTTATTTCCAGCAGGGAAATATGGAAAGCAATGGCAAGTATGTGAGCCGCTCTGGAGAAAAAGTAAACTACACCACTGGACCGATCATCTGGGGAGAGCCAGGAACTAATGGGCAGCATGCGTTCTACCAACTCATCCATCAGGGTACTCACCTGATTCCATGTGATTTTATTGCACCGGCGATTTCCCATAATCCTATTGGGGATCATCATCAGAAGTTAATGTCCAATTTCTTTGCGCAAACTGAAGCCCTGATGAAAGGCAAATCCCTGGAAGAGGTGAAAGCTGAAATGAAAGCTGCAGGCAAGTCAGAAGAGGAAATTGAGAAAATAGCACCGCACCGTGTTTTTGAAGGGAACAGACCGACCAACTCCATTTTGGTTAAGAAAATCACACCATATACATTGGGAGCATTGATCGCAATGTATGAGCACAAAATATTCGTGCAGGGAGTGATCTGGGATATTTTCAGTTTTGATCAGTGGGGAGTGGAGCTAGGCAAAGTCTTGGCAAACGGCA